DNA sequence from the Armigeres subalbatus isolate Guangzhou_Male chromosome 1, GZ_Asu_2, whole genome shotgun sequence genome:
ctctcttccacaaaaaataaacttaagtatggttcttttaattgtcccacagcaatatatatagaataagaatattatgccaatttttttttaaaaatagcatttttttttaatttagtagtcttttttcatttctccatgtaaaacaagtttgaaaaattctacggcaaattactcaagtcggAGAAAATGACATGAATGGGCAGTGTACAACAAGGTCAAAAGCGTATTTTCGGAGATCAAATTCTGGAGAACGCgctacgctgaaaatttatcaaattgatttccccctactggtgaccactcggattactattcaggatggCTCATTTTGGATCACTTGTATATTCTGCACATGATTAATCCTACTGTGGCTTCTTATAAatgcacattaattaaccagccagtggagttaacgaaatgtttacacactctatgttttatttttctgagagtcagtgctcagtagattaagaatctcaaaacttcaGTTCAAACATGACCTCTTTTCATTatagtggagattgtaggagggttgcattcgTGACGGAATGGGCGAaaaattttttcatttattttcagaagtttgcatgtttttataaatttatgtttttcgaatATATGTATTTATGGACCATGTTgaagtttggaaaaaaatattacttttaattgcgtgggtgacgttttgaattgttgtttcaacttgccccgcaccacgcatttctatttgccccgatgagttgaacatgcggagcaatatcaaacaaccaaaatacaaaaattcaaacggaTCTTtcgtcgatttttcataatcattatgcttattcaacattgaatgattacacataatgattacctaccgtgaaaatttgatgaaaaaactcttccaaacatcgttttgagacctgtttcattggcacgtcaaatagttggtttggattttgcaaagggcgaaaaataaacaatggcaggaattggctttgaaagctgcaatcttccgggaatggcagtcagaaggtgcgattaggggagtagtttgttgaaaaaaataatcagagcaTTCGGGCATTTCCTATCTAAATTACAGCtgccgtttcaacttaccccgcatttcaacttgccccggtgtaccttacgtGAAAAAGCCGCTATTCTACTCTCTCACAAACGATGAAAATACTGACGTGAAAAACGTGGCGAAGGTGGCTGTCTTCATAAGAGGAATTGATGGTCATTCTCGAATGACAGAGAGATTCGCAGTTTTGATCCCAATGCAGGGAATAACTAACGGGAAAAACCTGACGGCTGTTAAGACCTGTGTgaagaaactttttttctccTTCGAAAACTTAAGTGACCTTACGATTGATGGAACAACAGTAATGACAGAAAAGAACAATGGTGTCGTGACAATTCTAAGCAAGCATAAACAATCACATATGTATGGCGATATTTCCCTGCCATTGCatattcatcaaaaaaaatcgatattcaaaaacgatcaatattcctcAAGCATGGACGCTCGTTAATAAGACAATCAGCTCTATAAACGTTAGGGAACCCAACCTTGCGAATTTCAGTGTCTAAGCCGTGGTACCATGCTTGAGAGATTATGTTCTTTTCGGAAAGAAAATGTCAATTTTTCTACAAGATTAAGGAAAACCACTGAACGATCCGGAATATATGAGTTACTTGCCATTTCCAGCAGATATCGCCAAACATCTCAAAGACTTGAACATAAAGCACTTTGGCACAGTGGGTTTCTGGAATCTGGTACATTTCTACAAACACTTCATGCAAATCTGCAACGTTGCATCAAATGCAAcaacgaaaacaaaataattaaaaagattttttgaacgcaataaaatcgtgtttagtttttctagaaaatgagaaaaaataagattattttgaaaatattttaaaagttatgaaccgaatattttctggcccggAAGCAAgtatgaattctaagaattggcccgtggcttgaaaaggttgggcaggcctgttctatatgatatatgaatgattcgtaatggttgtttttaaaggcggcttattaggcctgtgcaaacctcctgtctcgtcggagggccgtcgtgccaggtctgtttagcgtcccacctaacatcaggacttgagcttgtgcgctttgagcgacacacggtcgctttggtggggcctacttgtggacatgcagctttttatagaagtttaacagagtccACTTTCAAACCCCacgcctggggagggatcgtcaagcccttagacatagtccctgctgcccatgATAGAATTaaaatattgccctccgttcTCTTTCAAATCGAcatctataaaacattcttcttgCCTGccatatcctaacggaactatcaaatctatattttcacctctaattctatcatgaacatgtacgtctaaattTTTAAGATGGTATTAATTAGcattttcatataatttttccatttatcaCTTGTATTGCTATtttgtattttaaaataaaacttttttgtttttttaattgttcaatattgattattttgaggaaaattttgtaattgttcattGCTCATATTGatctatttatggaaattttgtatatttttccgtggataattgcaatttttgtttttaaaagtgctaattaatctcgggctcattcagtagccgctaagttgcaAAGGTCGACGGacgtccttcgtagcttaattGGTTAATGCAGCAGTCTAACGTACTGAGGGtcgagggttcgagtcccatcgaagggaaagtggttacctccaatagggtaaaatgcccaatagtggaccccctagtagcggaattttgctcttcctgtcataaggcttaaaaaatttcaacatattaactctgcttgatatctaacaacaagctctgcatcccctcttcacgatacatacataaaacacccaaatacacgacgttattcgttaaaattaacattttaaagtctaactgaattcgccctatagtagaccccctgggggtccataataggaaattgcttccctatagtcgacacttcatttgattttcatgtcccgtttcgggacgttcttcttccctattatggaccccccaaaatattcctatagtggacactctcgtgtttagtttttatagaattgtaaaaaatcatctaattttactttccatagcatttccaatgcatgtaatcaaatcataggactgtaaggtaggttctcccgatagaatttcatagcaaaatgttggcattgtgcagtaataatgcaaaaatggctggagggtccactattggttgggggtccactatagggcactttaccctacatttttcaaatcaaaatcttcgaCATAATGTACaaattcacatctgagttttcagaacatagtaaattaatttttgttttgtgaaaaattcttaATGGTGCATGAAAATTTTGCATCATTattgttcaaaccatgatttctttattagcaatttcctattttttatggaaattttcttattcttctttGAAATTTTAGTTTGCTTTCTTAAATAATCAagcatttttaatttcttttcacAGCAAGCCAAGTACATGCGCAATACTTTTCTACTCAACTCGCCCCTTCTCGTGGACACCTTCCTGCTGTTGAGTGGTTTCCTGTTCACTCGCCTTCTTCTCATCGAGCTGGACAAACGCAATGGCAAGATCAACTTCGGATTGCTGTACATCTTCCGCTACATTCGACTAACCCCCGCATATGGGGCCATCATTGCTCTGTACGCTACGTGGCTTCCTCGTTTGGGTAGTGGTCCTCTGTGGGACAAAAGGATGCTCCTGGAACAAGCTCGCTGCCGCGACAGCTGGTGGCGCAATGCTCTCTACATTAACAACTACCTCGGAACCGATAGTATTTGCATGTTCCAATCGTGGTACCTGGCGGCCGATACGCAACTGTTCGTGCTGGCACCACTGCTGCTGTATCCTCTTTGGCGGTACGGCAGGCGGGTGGGAGTTACTCTACTTGCGACGGTTGCGGCGCTGTCCGTAGTAATTCCCTTTTTAGTAACATATTACGGAGAACTGGATCCCTCGTTGATGATCTACGCGGAGTAAGTTACGAtttgttaagaaaaaaaaatataaaattctcACAATGGCTTAAACAATTTCAGTGAGGTGACTGACTTGCAATCGAACTCGTACTTCGCCAACGTCTATGTCAAGACTCACATGCGTGCGACGGCCTACATTTTCGGACTGGTCGTCGGATATCTGGTGCATATTATGCAAGAGAAAAAGTATGGGCCTTCTGGCTTTGAATTTTACATGTATTTCAACTTCATAGTTATTCTTCCCCAGCATAACAATCGGCAAGCAGAAACTGTTTTTAATCTGGACAATCTCAACTGTAGTAGGAACGTCGTCAATGATGGGCATTACTGCGTTCTACAACTCCACCGGAACGGAGAACTATCTGTACAATGCCGTCTACGCAGCGCTTCATCGACTCGGTTGGAGTCTCTCCAACGGATGGCTAGTGCTAGCTTGCGTAACCGGACACGCAGGaccactgaagaaattcctcTCGTCGCGGCCGCTGGTTCCGATCAGTCGGTTGACTTACTGTGCCTATCTGACGAATGGACTCGTTGAGCTGTACTTCAGTGCTTCGCAGCGTGTCCCCATGTACGGTGGTGTCATAAATATGGTAAGTAGAAAAAAACAGTGACGTTTATTTTAACACTTCTAACCATTCCTTTCTTCCGTAGACGGCTGTCACTCTGTCCCACGTGATTCTTACTTTCCTGTCGGCGCTGGGGTTGTGTTTGGTTTTCGAATCGCCGATCCACGGAATCGAGAAGATACTACTGAGGAGGGCACGTCCGGTCAGCGGTCGGGCAACCATTGGAAGCCATCATCAGCATACGGCTGTGCAAAAAGGTGTGGCCACCAACAACAGCAACGGAACGGCGTGTACGCAAAGCACTTCGGATGATTCGAGCGCGTGATGCTGATGGTTAGCTTGTAAGTGAAATGGCTTCTGAGATAGCTAACGAAAGTGATTTTTGTGAATAAGCTATTAGGGTTAAGTAGGTCTTATGAAGGTGATATGTTGAATTAAAGATTTTATACATTTTCTCAGTATGTTTAGTCGATTTCAATCACAAAAGAATTTCCTTGTCCAAGCCAGTAATTGTGGTCATCACACATTTTATTAACAAAATTCTCCAGTTTGAAGATTCTAGCTTTCTCTTGTTTACAGTCCTTACCCTACTCTGCTGACAGACAAACCTGAATCTTGCTGCAGAAAACGGTTTATAAATACTATGCTTCTATTACATATTCTTGCTAATGCCAGTTACCGCTCAGCTTCTGAGACGAGCAGACGTATTTTTGATTGCGCTCTCCGAAAGTCAAGCGATTAAATCCTGTGGTTTATTTTTCATCCGTTCGTGCCGCGTCGCGCTTTAGTGATCCGCGATGAGGCGAGAAAATACTTTTCGAATAGATTACTCGCGCTTCCCAGTGAAGCCGTCTTTCGAGAAGGTGCATGGCTTCTGCCACACTGTTTTAgggctgaagaaagaagatgttGTGAGATTCCAGTGCCACCGCGGTGAACAATGTGCGTTCGTCAAGGTTAAAGACCTGACGCTCGCACAAAAAATCGTGGACGAACACGACGAAAAGCATGAAGTGGATATTGCGGGGAAGAAGCACAAGCTCCATATAACCATGAAAGATGGAAGTGTGGAAGTGAAAGTGCACGACTTGCCGGAAAACGTTCCCGAAGAGAAGATCGTCGGTTTCCTCAGTGCGTTCGGCGAAGTGATCTCGCTACGCGAGCTGACGTGGGGTGATGGTTTTGAGTTTGGTGGGATTCCGCTCGGCATATGGTCGGTCCGTATGCTGATTCAGCGAAACATTGATTCGTGGGTCACGATCGATGGTCAGCAGGCGTACATCGTCTACAAGGGGCAGATTTCTTCATGCAAACACTGCAAAGAACAAGCCCACACTGGCATATCTTGTGTGCAGAACAAGAAACTGCTGGTCCAGAAGAGCTACGCCAACGTGACGAAACAAGCTGTGCCACGATCACAACCGAAGAAGACAAGCGGCACAAAACCTTCGGTCGTCAAACCGGTCGGAGAGTGTACTATCGCTCCACCACCAGCATCGCTGGAGGCCTTTCCCGAGCTGCCGAAGCCAGCGAGTCAGACCGAACCGTCTGGCTCATTAATTGTACCAGCCAGCCAGCCACCGAGCATCGTTAGAACGACGTCCCCAAGCCCGTTGTTGAACATGCAAAGCGCGTGCagttcatcatcgtcatcactGCGCACACAAACGTACAGCGCCGAAGCAGTCTTGGCCGACTTGTTTAAAAAGCCTGTGACTCGATCGCAGAGCCGAACCACCGGCAACGAAACGGATGACTCGTCAACATCCACAAGAAGCGGGCGAAGCCGAGGACGTCCACCCGGCAAAAAGCAACGATGCGACGACGGTGACGACGAGCAGGGCGtagattctcttccataaatggCTCTCACGTCGTACAACCTCGGATCCATCAACATCGGAACTATCACGAACCCCACGAAACTCCACGCGCTCCGAACCTTCATCAGTAGCCAAA
Encoded proteins:
- the LOC134207810 gene encoding nose resistant to fluoxetine protein 6-like isoform X1; this translates as MKRKVLLGWPAILVIAVCLTSAEADRSELYDGDYDLKSNGQLHVPDERKKILAAVIRERYGSSAERDSRAELRRVPNGSEGGDGAFRGMDRKFLDDLRQVVGDLEGKDCRGDLISALGAIDRREAWAVAMLDSSAKSMAGIEYGQVYHFGHFDQCMNTERRYRNESDGVQNKIITQYCLADVRVDGYQERTMVSRQPLQRFNESARVHWGICVPVSCSAEDVIRVVQAISGSRSVSISQDACHKEVTTEPSTLDIVYVAIILFFVLMVVLSTLYHVQSICSRRNEKKTTLVYVLRSFSVIENVKKLAQNSKDDHGLGCINGIKAVAMFTILSGHALLFLTGGAGYNPGFYFEQAKYMRNTFLLNSPLLVDTFLLLSGFLFTRLLLIELDKRNGKINFGLLYIFRYIRLTPAYGAIIALYATWLPRLGSGPLWDKRMLLEQARCRDSWWRNALYINNYLGTDSICMFQSWYLAADTQLFVLAPLLLYPLWRYGRRVGVTLLATVAALSVVIPFLVTYYGELDPSLMIYADEVTDLQSNSYFANVYVKTHMRATAYIFGLVVGYLVHIMQEKNITIGKQKLFLIWTISTVVGTSSMMGITAFYNSTGTENYLYNAVYAALHRLGWSLSNGWLVLACVTGHAGPLKKFLSSRPLVPISRLTYCAYLTNGLVELYFSASQRVPMYGGVINMTAVTLSHVILTFLSALGLCLVFESPIHGIEKILLRRARPVSGRATIGSHHQHTAVQKGVATNNSNGTACTQSTSDDSSA
- the LOC134207810 gene encoding nose resistant to fluoxetine protein 6-like isoform X2, which codes for MFTDLYYKEDNQYAGPVGRVLDSSAKSMAGIEYGQVYHFGHFDQCMNTERRYRNESDGVQNKIITQYCLADVRVDGYQERTMVSRQPLQRFNESARVHWGICVPVSCSAEDVIRVVQAISGSRSVSISQDACHKEVTTEPSTLDIVYVAIILFFVLMVVLSTLYHVQSICSRRNEKKTTLVYVLRSFSVIENVKKLAQNSKDDHGLGCINGIKAVAMFTILSGHALLFLTGGAGYNPGFYFEQAKYMRNTFLLNSPLLVDTFLLLSGFLFTRLLLIELDKRNGKINFGLLYIFRYIRLTPAYGAIIALYATWLPRLGSGPLWDKRMLLEQARCRDSWWRNALYINNYLGTDSICMFQSWYLAADTQLFVLAPLLLYPLWRYGRRVGVTLLATVAALSVVIPFLVTYYGELDPSLMIYADEVTDLQSNSYFANVYVKTHMRATAYIFGLVVGYLVHIMQEKNITIGKQKLFLIWTISTVVGTSSMMGITAFYNSTGTENYLYNAVYAALHRLGWSLSNGWLVLACVTGHAGPLKKFLSSRPLVPISRLTYCAYLTNGLVELYFSASQRVPMYGGVINMTAVTLSHVILTFLSALGLCLVFESPIHGIEKILLRRARPVSGRATIGSHHQHTAVQKGVATNNSNGTACTQSTSDDSSA